From a region of the Methylocystis hirsuta genome:
- the mmoY gene encoding aromatic/alkene monooxygenase hydroxylase subunit beta yields MSQPQSSAVTKRGLIDPERAAIILKAIPDHPLDTQRKYHYFIQPRWKRLCEYEQLSVYAQPNPDWIAGGLDWGDWTQKFHGGRPSWGNESTELRTTDWYRHRDPARRWHAPYVKDKSEEARYTQRFLAAYSAEGSIRTIDPYWRDEILNKYYGALLYNEYGLFNSHSSVGRDCLSDTIRQSATFAGLDKVDNAQMIQMERLFIAKLVPGFDASTDIPKKIWTTDPIYAGARAAVEEIWQGIQDWNEILWAGHCVYDALFGQFVRREFFQRLATVYGDTLTPFFTAQSQTYFQITRGAMEDLFVYCLANDPEFGAHNRTYLHAWTDQYLDKSVVALRDFVGLYAKVENVAGATDRAGVSEALHRVFGDWNADYAEKIGYKVNIDQRVDAVLAGLKK; encoded by the coding sequence ATGTCTCAACCGCAAAGCTCGGCCGTCACCAAGCGCGGCCTGATTGATCCCGAACGCGCCGCGATCATTCTCAAGGCGATCCCCGACCATCCGCTCGATACGCAGCGCAAATATCACTACTTCATTCAGCCACGCTGGAAGCGCCTGTGTGAATACGAGCAGCTCTCCGTCTATGCGCAGCCCAATCCGGACTGGATCGCCGGCGGCCTCGACTGGGGCGACTGGACGCAGAAATTCCACGGCGGCCGTCCGTCATGGGGCAATGAAAGCACGGAGCTCCGCACCACCGACTGGTATCGCCATCGCGATCCGGCGCGCCGCTGGCATGCGCCCTATGTGAAGGACAAGTCGGAAGAAGCGCGCTATACGCAGCGCTTTCTCGCGGCCTATTCCGCCGAAGGCTCGATCCGCACGATCGACCCCTACTGGCGCGATGAGATCCTCAACAAATATTACGGCGCGCTGCTCTACAATGAATACGGGTTGTTCAACTCGCATTCATCGGTTGGCCGGGATTGTCTCTCGGACACCATTCGTCAGTCGGCGACCTTCGCCGGTCTCGACAAGGTCGACAATGCGCAGATGATCCAGATGGAGCGTCTGTTCATCGCCAAGCTCGTTCCCGGCTTCGACGCATCGACCGACATACCGAAGAAAATCTGGACGACCGATCCGATCTATGCAGGCGCTCGCGCGGCGGTTGAAGAGATCTGGCAGGGCATTCAGGACTGGAATGAGATCCTGTGGGCCGGCCATTGCGTCTATGACGCGCTGTTCGGTCAATTCGTGCGTCGCGAATTCTTCCAGCGGCTCGCGACGGTTTATGGCGACACGCTGACGCCGTTCTTCACGGCGCAGTCGCAGACCTATTTCCAGATCACACGCGGCGCGATGGAGGATCTCTTCGTTTATTGTCTCGCCAATGATCCGGAATTTGGCGCGCATAATCGCACCTACCTTCACGCCTGGACCGATCAGTATCTCGACAAGTCGGTCGTGGCGCTCAGGGACTTCGTCGGTCTCTACGCCAAGGTCGAGAACGTCGCCGGCGCGACGGATCGCGCTGGCGTGTCGGAAGCGCTGCATCGCGTCTTCGGCGACTGGAACGCCGATTACGCCGAAAAGATTGGCTACAAGGTCAATATCGACCAGAGGGTCGACGCTGTGCTGGCTGGCCTCAAGAAGTAA
- the mmoB gene encoding methane monooxygenase regulator MmoB has product MTTSHNAYNAGIMQKSGKAFADEFFAEENQVVHESNAVVLVLMKSDEIDAIVEDIILKDGKAKNPTIVVEDKAGFWWIKADGAIEIDAAEASDLLGKTFSVYDLLVNVSSTVGRAYTLGSKFTITSELMGLDRALTDI; this is encoded by the coding sequence ATGACAACCTCCCATAACGCTTACAATGCCGGCATCATGCAGAAATCCGGCAAGGCCTTCGCCGACGAGTTTTTCGCCGAAGAAAATCAGGTCGTGCATGAGTCCAACGCCGTGGTGCTCGTTCTCATGAAGAGCGATGAAATCGACGCGATCGTCGAGGACATCATCCTCAAGGACGGCAAGGCCAAGAATCCGACGATCGTCGTCGAGGACAAGGCCGGCTTCTGGTGGATCAAGGCCGATGGCGCGATCGAGATCGACGCGGCTGAAGCCTCTGATCTGCTGGGCAAGACGTTCTCGGTTTACGACCTTCTCGTGAATGTGTCGTCGACCGTGGGGCGGGCCTATACGCTCGGCTCGAAATTCACCATCACCTCGGAACTCATGGGCCTCGATCGCGCCCTCACCGACATCTGA
- the mmoZ gene encoding aromatic/alkene monooxygenase hydroxylase subunit gamma, translating to MGKKEPIHDNATRATWEDKISKLTSVDAATKFIQDFRLAYSSPWRKSYALDTDYQYIERKIEEKLSQLKVGHLPVSALMTKTSAGEDAAAVEATWIGKMKAAKNKYDAERIHVEFRQLYKPPVMPVNVFLRTDAALGALLMEMRNTDYYATPLAGLRKERGVKVLYLQKAS from the coding sequence ATGGGGAAGAAAGAACCCATCCATGACAACGCCACGCGCGCGACTTGGGAAGACAAGATCTCCAAGCTGACGAGCGTCGATGCGGCGACGAAGTTCATTCAGGATTTCCGTCTCGCCTATTCGTCGCCCTGGCGCAAGAGCTACGCCCTCGACACCGACTATCAATACATCGAACGCAAAATCGAGGAAAAGCTCTCGCAGCTCAAAGTCGGCCACCTGCCCGTCAGCGCGCTGATGACGAAAACGTCGGCCGGCGAGGACGCCGCCGCCGTCGAGGCGACCTGGATCGGCAAGATGAAGGCGGCGAAGAACAAGTATGACGCCGAGCGCATCCATGTCGAATTCCGGCAGCTCTACAAGCCGCCGGTGATGCCGGTGAATGTCTTCCTGCGCACTGACGCGGCGCTCGGCGCTTTGCTCATGGAAATGCGCAACACCGACTACTACGCGACGCCGCTGGCAGGCTTGCGCAAAGAGCGCGGCGTGAAAGTCCTGTATCTGCAGAAGGCGTCCTGA
- the mmoD gene encoding soluble methane monooxygenase-binding protein MmoD, translating into MFSLEFEARGEGRDPAADPNAMLLHASTRYAAYGRDLEYMWHWEILRDDEFVQEGCSLSERSAREAVALVVRFFERQDCASASGVNVDGIRNLLRDAGLGAPEVVRGAESVQRGKDNPQGD; encoded by the coding sequence ATGTTTAGCTTGGAATTTGAAGCTCGCGGCGAGGGTCGCGATCCGGCTGCGGACCCGAACGCGATGCTGCTTCATGCATCGACGCGCTATGCCGCGTATGGCCGTGATCTCGAATATATGTGGCACTGGGAAATCCTGCGTGACGACGAGTTCGTGCAGGAAGGATGTTCATTGTCGGAGCGCTCCGCGCGCGAAGCCGTGGCGCTCGTCGTCCGATTTTTCGAGCGTCAAGATTGCGCGAGCGCATCCGGCGTCAACGTAGACGGAATCCGGAACTTGCTCAGAGACGCTGGTCTCGGCGCGCCCGAAGTCGTGCGCGGCGCCGAATCCGTGCAGCGAGGCAAAGATAATCCTCAGGGCGACTGA
- the mmoC gene encoding aromatic/alkene monooxygenase hydroxylase FAD-binding subunit MmoC codes for MYQITIETEEGETCSFECGPNEDVISAGLRQSVILMSSCRAGGCATCKGECTDGDYELFDVSVQALPPDEEEDGMVLLCRTFPRSDLHIMVPYTFDRISFEAIQTNWVGEIKTCDKVSSNVIRLVVQVLTSDGTSPISLNFMPGQFVDIEIPGTHTRRSYSMASLSGDGALEFFIRILPEGAFSKFLTNDAKVGMRLNLRGPTGAFNLRDSGARPRYFVGGGTGLSPVLSMVRHMKSSGDQTPAKLFFGVTRRDELFYVDELKTLKSAMPNLELRVAVVEGGDGNGVAGGTVIDLLQAELAKDDARPDIYLCGPPAMIDAAFAAAETAGVPKQQVYQEKFLASG; via the coding sequence ATGTACCAGATCACTATCGAAACCGAGGAAGGGGAAACCTGTTCCTTCGAATGCGGGCCCAACGAAGACGTGATTTCCGCCGGCCTCCGCCAAAGCGTCATCCTCATGTCCTCGTGCCGGGCGGGCGGCTGCGCGACATGCAAGGGCGAATGTACTGATGGCGACTACGAACTCTTCGACGTCAGCGTTCAAGCCCTGCCGCCCGACGAAGAGGAAGACGGCATGGTGCTGCTTTGCCGCACCTTTCCGCGAAGCGACCTGCACATCATGGTCCCGTATACTTTTGATCGCATTTCCTTCGAGGCGATCCAGACCAACTGGGTCGGCGAGATCAAGACCTGCGACAAGGTGTCGTCGAATGTCATTCGACTGGTCGTGCAGGTCCTGACGTCCGACGGCACGTCGCCGATTTCGCTCAACTTCATGCCGGGTCAGTTCGTCGACATTGAAATTCCCGGCACGCACACGCGGCGCTCCTATTCGATGGCGTCGCTTTCCGGCGACGGGGCGCTGGAATTCTTCATCCGCATTTTGCCTGAGGGCGCCTTTTCGAAGTTCCTGACGAATGACGCGAAGGTCGGCATGAGGCTCAATCTGCGCGGACCGACAGGCGCATTCAATTTGCGCGATAGCGGCGCGCGACCCCGCTATTTCGTCGGCGGCGGCACCGGATTGTCGCCTGTATTGTCGATGGTCCGGCACATGAAGAGTAGCGGCGATCAGACGCCGGCGAAGCTTTTCTTCGGCGTAACGCGGCGGGATGAGCTCTTCTATGTCGACGAACTCAAGACGCTTAAGAGCGCGATGCCCAATCTGGAATTGCGAGTCGCCGTGGTTGAAGGCGGCGATGGCAATGGCGTTGCGGGCGGAACGGTGATTGATCTGCTTCAAGCCGAACTGGCGAAAGATGACGCGCGGCCGGACATCTATCTGTGCGGACCGCCCGCGATGATCGACGCCGCCTTCGCCGCGGCCGAGACGGCCGGCGTGCCGAAGCAACAGGTCTATCAGGAGAAGTTTCTTGCCTCAGGTTAG
- a CDS encoding flotillin family protein, which yields MIPFNVIKTTQEAITLAELPALHIQSDKMDAHLIQIGVYAVILLFLLLTFGVIITRLYKRASKQIGFVRTGFGGEKVVMNGGALVLPVLHETMPVNMNTVRLAVERKNSDALITLDRLRIDVKAEFYVRVRPDSAAIAMAAQTLGARTMQPEALKDLVEGKFVDALRSVAAGMTMNQLHEQRADFVQKVQQVSSSDLAMNGLELESVSLTGLDQTSIEHFNANNAFDAEGLTKLTEQIEMRRKTRNDIEQDTRVQIETKNLEAERQSLQIKRETEFALLEQTREIEVRRAEQAAEIAREQAQRNREADEARILAKQQVDAKQIEADRTIQEAKIAQQQAVELARQEQQIAVQNKSREESQAKAEADAARAKAVAAEEQVVTSRQTEVAERAKRIELIEAAKEAERQAISIKVEAEAEKDAAANRAAAVKLAAEGEAEAEKLRAEAARVRFEVEAAGQRAVNEAANLLSSNQVSLQTKLALLKVLPEIVRESVRPLEAIDSIKIVQVDGITPRGPSQVGNGGVSNGSGNLAHDAVTAALAYRAQAPVIDGLMKELGLSGASLESLVEGVAAVKAHAEPAGEAK from the coding sequence ATGATTCCCTTCAACGTCATCAAAACAACGCAAGAGGCCATCACCCTAGCCGAACTGCCCGCCTTGCATATTCAAAGTGATAAGATGGATGCGCATCTGATCCAGATCGGCGTTTACGCCGTCATCCTCCTCTTCCTGCTGCTGACATTCGGCGTGATCATCACCCGCTTATACAAGCGGGCTTCGAAGCAGATTGGATTTGTCCGGACCGGGTTCGGCGGCGAGAAAGTCGTGATGAACGGCGGCGCGCTGGTTCTGCCCGTGCTGCATGAAACCATGCCGGTGAACATGAACACCGTGCGCCTCGCCGTCGAGCGCAAGAACAGCGACGCATTGATCACCCTCGATCGCCTTCGCATCGACGTGAAGGCGGAGTTCTATGTGCGCGTGCGACCTGACTCGGCGGCGATCGCGATGGCGGCGCAAACGCTCGGCGCGCGCACCATGCAACCCGAGGCGCTCAAGGATCTCGTCGAAGGCAAGTTCGTTGACGCACTGCGCTCCGTGGCGGCCGGCATGACGATGAACCAGTTGCACGAACAGCGCGCCGATTTCGTACAGAAGGTGCAGCAGGTTTCGTCGTCAGACCTTGCGATGAACGGCCTCGAACTTGAATCGGTCTCGCTGACCGGACTGGACCAGACCTCGATCGAACATTTCAACGCCAATAACGCATTCGACGCGGAAGGCCTCACCAAGCTCACCGAGCAGATCGAAATGCGCAGGAAGACGCGAAACGATATCGAACAGGACACGCGTGTCCAGATCGAGACGAAGAATCTCGAGGCCGAGCGGCAGTCGCTGCAGATCAAACGCGAAACGGAATTTGCGTTGCTGGAGCAGACAAGAGAGATCGAAGTTCGCCGGGCCGAGCAAGCGGCCGAGATCGCGCGCGAGCAGGCGCAGCGCAACCGCGAGGCGGACGAAGCGCGCATTCTCGCCAAGCAGCAGGTCGACGCCAAACAGATCGAGGCGGATCGCACGATCCAGGAAGCCAAGATCGCGCAGCAGCAGGCGGTCGAACTCGCCCGGCAGGAACAGCAGATCGCCGTTCAAAACAAAAGCCGCGAGGAAAGTCAGGCCAAAGCCGAGGCCGACGCCGCACGCGCCAAGGCGGTGGCGGCGGAGGAGCAGGTCGTCACCAGCCGCCAGACCGAAGTGGCCGAACGCGCCAAGCGGATCGAACTCATCGAAGCCGCGAAGGAAGCCGAACGTCAGGCGATCTCGATCAAGGTCGAGGCGGAAGCGGAGAAGGACGCCGCCGCCAATCGCGCCGCCGCGGTGAAGCTCGCGGCGGAAGGCGAGGCGGAGGCCGAGAAGTTGCGGGCGGAAGCCGCCCGGGTCCGCTTCGAAGTCGAGGCGGCGGGCCAGCGGGCCGTCAACGAGGCGGCCAACCTGCTCTCGTCCAATCAGGTGTCCCTGCAGACGAAGCTCGCCCTGCTGAAGGTTCTGCCCGAGATCGTGCGCGAGTCCGTCCGGCCCTTGGAGGCGATCGACTCGATCAAGATCGTGCAGGTCGACGGCATCACGCCGCGCGGACCGTCGCAGGTTGGCAATGGCGGCGTCAGCAACGGCTCGGGCAATCTCGCCCATGACGCAGTTACCGCAGCGCTGGCCTATCGCGCGCAGGCTCCGGTGATCGACGGCCTAATGAAGGAGCTGGGCCTCTCCGGCGCGTCGCTCGAGTCTCTGGTGGAGGGCGTGGCCGCCGTCAAGGCGCACGCCGAGCCCGCGGGGGAGGCAAAATAA
- a CDS encoding YqiJ family protein → MIESFLLPENLPFSVAIALMVLLGLVQILGLGDMIDGDAEIDPPGSLTIDAGLLSLMGLRRLPFLMWAMLLLTAFGLIGLAGQQALAALTGHTLSAWLAGPIAALAAIPVTGALARPLAAIMPRDETTAIDLVALVGREAEIVIGRAAKGNPARARVVDHFGQTHHVMVEPDNDGQTFGEGERVLLVRQEGENFRAITRGDTYLPRLD, encoded by the coding sequence ATGATCGAGTCGTTCCTTCTGCCAGAGAATCTGCCGTTTAGCGTCGCCATCGCGCTGATGGTGTTGCTGGGGCTCGTGCAGATCCTTGGTCTCGGCGACATGATTGACGGCGACGCCGAGATCGATCCGCCGGGGAGCCTGACGATCGATGCGGGGCTTCTTTCCCTGATGGGGCTACGGCGCTTGCCATTTCTGATGTGGGCGATGCTGCTGCTGACGGCCTTCGGACTGATCGGCCTCGCCGGCCAGCAGGCGCTCGCCGCGTTGACCGGACACACGCTGTCGGCATGGCTTGCCGGCCCCATCGCGGCGCTGGCCGCAATCCCGGTAACGGGAGCGCTCGCACGTCCGCTCGCCGCCATTATGCCGCGCGACGAAACCACCGCGATCGACCTGGTCGCGCTGGTCGGGCGCGAAGCGGAGATTGTCATCGGCAGAGCCGCGAAGGGCAATCCAGCGCGCGCGCGCGTCGTCGATCATTTTGGCCAGACGCATCATGTCATGGTCGAGCCGGACAATGACGGGCAGACCTTCGGCGAGGGCGAACGTGTCCTTCTTGTCCGACAGGAAGGCGAAAACTTCCGCGCGATCACGCGCGGCGACACATACTTGCCTCGGCTCGACTGA
- a CDS encoding toxic anion resistance protein, with translation MSDEFKLAPPEPAPVVPPEKAIGLVPVDEEQKSKLKGRVVEFVDDLVAQDCHSPEFGRRVDQVTNLGRREISEAANHSNRFLNRPVRAMDETSSLGADIAALRRTVEDLDPLRQGDLFAPRRLFGVIPFGNRLRGYFDAYRSAQSHIATILARLQSGKDELLKDNTAIDVERQNLWVALGRLEQMIFMSQALDMELESRAADLDATEPAKAKALRESALFYLRQRTQDLLTQMAVSVQGYLALDLVKKNNIELIKGVDRASTTTVGALRTAVTVAQALTNEKLVLDQIGALNATTANIIDSTGQMLRDNTSRIHEQASSATIPLETLRRAFQNIYDTMDSIDSFKAQALETMKQTVAALESEVGKSKACIAHAQGQVEAQAAGGRAGGLLDALE, from the coding sequence GTGAGCGATGAATTTAAACTGGCCCCGCCTGAACCTGCGCCAGTCGTGCCGCCCGAGAAGGCCATTGGCTTGGTGCCGGTCGACGAAGAGCAAAAGTCGAAACTGAAGGGGCGTGTCGTCGAGTTCGTGGACGACCTCGTCGCGCAGGATTGTCATTCGCCCGAATTCGGCCGGCGCGTCGACCAGGTCACCAATTTGGGCCGTCGCGAAATTTCCGAAGCTGCGAACCACTCAAACCGTTTCCTGAATCGGCCGGTCCGCGCGATGGATGAGACGTCGAGCCTCGGCGCCGACATCGCCGCGCTGCGCCGCACCGTCGAGGATCTCGATCCGCTCCGGCAGGGCGACCTCTTCGCTCCGCGCAGGCTGTTTGGCGTCATTCCGTTCGGCAACCGGCTGCGCGGCTATTTCGACGCTTACAGGAGCGCGCAAAGCCACATCGCGACGATCCTTGCCCGCCTGCAGAGCGGCAAGGACGAATTGCTGAAGGACAACACCGCGATTGATGTGGAGCGGCAGAATTTGTGGGTCGCGCTCGGTCGGCTCGAGCAGATGATCTTTATGTCGCAGGCGCTCGATATGGAACTCGAGTCCCGCGCGGCGGATCTCGATGCGACTGAACCGGCCAAGGCGAAAGCGTTACGCGAAAGCGCCTTATTCTATCTGCGTCAGAGGACTCAGGATTTGCTGACTCAAATGGCGGTCAGCGTGCAGGGCTATCTCGCCCTTGATCTCGTGAAGAAAAACAACATCGAGCTCATCAAGGGCGTTGACCGCGCGTCCACCACGACGGTTGGCGCGCTCCGCACCGCCGTAACGGTCGCGCAGGCGCTGACGAACGAGAAGCTGGTGCTCGATCAGATTGGCGCGCTCAACGCCACGACCGCGAATATCATCGACAGCACGGGTCAGATGCTGCGCGATAATACCTCGCGAATCCATGAGCAGGCGTCCAGCGCGACGATTCCCCTCGAAACGCTCCGCCGCGCCTTCCAGAATATCTACGACACGATGGACAGCATCGATTCATTCAAAGCGCAGGCGCTTGAGACCATGAAGCAGACGGTTGCGGCTTTGGAAAGCGAAGTCGGCAAGTCGAAGGCGTGTATTGCTCACGCTCAAGGCCAGGTCGAGGCGCAGGCGGCCGGCGGGCGCGCCGGCGGACTGCTCGACGCGCTCGAGTGA
- a CDS encoding glutathionylspermidine synthase family protein translates to MKRETSSPRPNFEAEAKKMGFDYAYANGEPYWEESARYVFSLAEIEHRIEATTAELNALCLSLVEKVVKQDDLLRRLRIPEFAFDVIRASWIMRDPSLYGRFDFVYDGKSDPKLLEFNADTPTSLYESSVVQWHWLQSQIARGELPPNADQFNSLHEKLVARLGEVTQGRLLHLCCMSKSAEDAGTTTYLAECAREAGLATKLLDISGIGLRREEFVDPDLRKIDFLFKLYPWEWMFADPFGKSPAVGRTRFVEPPWRMILSNKGALALLWDMAPGHKNLLPCYFEDDPRAKELGAHYARKPLYSREGADVELIDGGCIARGETDGYGQEGYVRQALCPLPVFDGRRPVLGCWLVGDAPAGLGIREDRALITSNRSRFVPHAIVG, encoded by the coding sequence GTGAAGCGTGAGACCTCGTCGCCGCGTCCAAACTTCGAAGCCGAGGCGAAAAAGATGGGCTTCGACTACGCCTATGCGAACGGCGAACCTTATTGGGAGGAAAGCGCCCGATACGTCTTTTCGCTGGCGGAGATAGAGCACAGGATCGAGGCGACGACGGCGGAACTAAATGCGCTGTGCCTTTCTCTCGTAGAGAAGGTCGTCAAACAGGACGATCTGCTGCGGCGACTAAGAATTCCAGAATTCGCCTTCGATGTGATTCGCGCAAGCTGGATCATGCGCGACCCCTCGCTCTACGGCCGCTTCGATTTCGTCTATGACGGGAAGAGCGATCCCAAGCTCCTCGAGTTCAACGCCGACACGCCGACAAGCCTTTATGAATCATCAGTCGTGCAATGGCATTGGCTCCAATCTCAAATCGCGCGGGGCGAGTTGCCGCCAAACGCCGATCAGTTCAACTCGCTACACGAGAAGCTTGTCGCGCGTTTGGGGGAGGTTACACAGGGCCGTTTGCTGCATCTCTGCTGCATGTCGAAAAGCGCGGAAGATGCGGGAACGACGACTTATCTCGCCGAATGCGCGCGGGAGGCGGGGCTCGCGACCAAGCTTCTCGACATCAGTGGAATAGGGTTGCGACGCGAGGAGTTCGTCGATCCAGATCTGCGCAAGATCGATTTCCTCTTCAAGCTCTATCCCTGGGAATGGATGTTCGCCGACCCTTTCGGCAAATCCCCCGCCGTCGGTCGGACGCGCTTCGTCGAGCCGCCCTGGAGGATGATCCTATCGAACAAGGGCGCGCTGGCGCTGCTCTGGGACATGGCGCCGGGCCATAAGAACCTCTTGCCCTGCTATTTCGAGGACGACCCGCGCGCGAAAGAGCTCGGCGCGCATTATGCGCGCAAGCCGCTCTACTCACGCGAGGGGGCCGACGTCGAACTCATCGACGGGGGCTGCATCGCGCGCGGCGAGACGGACGGCTATGGCCAAGAAGGATATGTGCGCCAGGCGCTCTGCCCCCTGCCCGTTTTCGACGGCCGGCGTCCGGTCCTCGGCTGCTGGCTCGTTGGCGATGCGCCGGCGGGTCTTGGCATCCGCGAGGATAGGGCGCTCATCACCTCCAATCGCTCGCGGTTTGTACCGCATGCGATCGTCGGTTGA
- a CDS encoding DUF350 domain-containing protein, which produces MNDFLTGLLAFAAYFAAALAFCVAFCITYVWLTPHREFQLIVHEHNASAAIAFGGSLIGFSIALAGAIHNTQAPLQFVAWGFVAFAVQVLAYRLARFGHPGLSQAIQQNAIAAALWVAAVSISAGILSAACMSP; this is translated from the coding sequence CTGAACGACTTTCTTACTGGACTGCTTGCGTTCGCAGCCTATTTTGCCGCCGCCCTCGCATTTTGTGTGGCCTTTTGCATCACCTATGTTTGGCTGACGCCGCACCGCGAGTTCCAGCTCATCGTTCACGAGCACAACGCCTCAGCCGCGATCGCGTTCGGGGGCAGCCTCATCGGCTTTTCCATCGCGCTCGCCGGCGCGATCCACAACACGCAGGCGCCGCTCCAGTTCGTGGCCTGGGGCTTCGTCGCTTTCGCCGTGCAAGTGCTCGCCTATCGCCTAGCGAGGTTTGGGCATCCAGGTCTGTCGCAGGCGATTCAGCAGAACGCGATCGCCGCCGCGCTCTGGGTCGCGGCCGTGTCGATTTCGGCCGGCATCCTCAGCGCGGCTTGCATGAGCCCGTGA
- a CDS encoding methyltransferase domain-containing protein, whose protein sequence is MTSLKSPFGERTQKYWDRRHELFSKWDEGVETDEVGLFSVKPERFALEIGNLLSGHTVLDAFCGIGGSAIGFARCGKRVIAVDIDRDRLAMAKRNAEIYGVSQRIEFIHDDVMEACSKLSFDALNIDPPWGGPEYFKKARFGWRDFSPNPLPLIQKAISSGIAVAVGLPANFSPDELRELPAETVVRESRDATRVLFRTAYYPPAN, encoded by the coding sequence ATGACCAGCCTGAAAAGCCCTTTTGGCGAACGGACCCAAAAATATTGGGATCGTCGTCACGAGTTGTTTTCGAAGTGGGATGAAGGCGTTGAAACCGATGAAGTGGGGCTATTCTCCGTCAAGCCGGAGCGGTTTGCGCTGGAGATCGGCAATCTCCTGAGCGGTCACACCGTATTGGACGCCTTTTGCGGCATCGGCGGATCGGCGATCGGATTCGCCAGATGCGGAAAGCGCGTCATCGCCGTCGACATCGATCGCGACAGGCTTGCCATGGCGAAGCGTAACGCTGAGATCTATGGCGTCTCGCAGCGGATAGAATTTATCCATGACGACGTCATGGAGGCCTGTTCCAAGCTCTCATTCGATGCGCTGAATATCGATCCGCCCTGGGGCGGACCGGAGTATTTCAAGAAGGCGCGCTTCGGCTGGCGGGATTTCTCGCCGAACCCGCTGCCGCTCATCCAGAAGGCGATCAGTTCGGGGATTGCCGTCGCTGTGGGATTGCCAGCGAATTTTTCACCTGACGAACTGCGCGAGCTGCCGGCTGAAACCGTCGTACGGGAATCGAGGGACGCGACGCGCGTTCTGTTCCGGACGGCTTATTATCCGCCCGCAAACTGA
- the sucC gene encoding ADP-forming succinate--CoA ligase subunit beta: MNIHEYQAKAVLRDFGAPVADGVAVLRAEDARAAAEKLPGPVYVVKAQIHAGGRGKGKFKEASAGDKGGVRIAKSIDEAEAFAKQMLGATLVTLQTGEAGKQVNRLYIEDGADIDKEFYLSMLIDRATSRIAYVVSTEGGMDIEKVAHDTPEKIVTFSVDPATGLMPHHGRQVAAALGLTGDLAKQAGALTEKLYAAFVAKDMELLEINPLIVTKDGRLRCLDAKVSFENNALYRHPDMVELRDKSEEDEKEIEASKYDLAYISLPGNIGCMVNGAGLAMATMDIIKLYGEFPANFLDVGGGATTEKVTAAFKIITADPNVKGILVNIFGGIMRCDTIAEGVIAAVKEVGLKVPLVVRLEGTNVDLGKKIINESGLNVIPADDLDDAAQKIVAAIRKA, from the coding sequence ATGAACATCCACGAATATCAGGCCAAGGCCGTTCTGCGCGACTTCGGCGCGCCCGTTGCTGACGGCGTCGCCGTGCTGCGCGCCGAGGACGCGCGCGCAGCCGCCGAAAAGCTCCCCGGCCCGGTCTATGTGGTGAAGGCGCAGATCCATGCCGGCGGGCGCGGCAAGGGCAAGTTCAAGGAAGCGAGCGCCGGCGACAAGGGCGGCGTGCGCATCGCCAAATCGATCGACGAGGCGGAAGCCTTCGCCAAGCAGATGCTGGGCGCAACGCTGGTGACGCTGCAGACCGGCGAGGCCGGCAAGCAGGTCAACCGCCTCTACATCGAAGACGGCGCCGACATCGACAAGGAATTCTATCTCTCGATGCTGATCGACCGTGCAACGTCGCGCATCGCCTATGTGGTCTCGACCGAAGGCGGCATGGACATCGAAAAGGTGGCGCATGACACGCCCGAGAAGATCGTGACCTTCTCGGTCGATCCGGCGACGGGGCTGATGCCGCATCACGGCCGCCAGGTCGCCGCGGCGCTCGGCCTCACCGGCGATCTCGCCAAACAGGCGGGCGCACTGACGGAGAAGCTCTACGCCGCCTTCGTGGCCAAGGACATGGAGCTCTTGGAGATCAATCCGCTGATCGTCACCAAGGACGGCAGACTGCGCTGCCTCGACGCCAAGGTCAGCTTCGAAAACAACGCGCTCTATCGCCACCCCGACATGGTCGAGCTGCGCGACAAGAGCGAAGAGGACGAGAAGGAGATCGAGGCGTCGAAATACGACCTCGCCTATATCTCGCTGCCCGGCAATATCGGCTGCATGGTCAATGGCGCCGGCCTCGCCATGGCGACGATGGACATCATCAAGCTCTACGGCGAGTTCCCCGCGAACTTCCTCGACGTCGGCGGCGGCGCCACGACCGAGAAGGTGACGGCCGCGTTCAAGATCATCACCGCCGATCCGAATGTGAAGGGCATTCTCGTCAATATCTTCGGCGGGATCATGCGCTGCGACACCATCGCCGAAGGCGTGATCGCGGCGGTGAAGGAGGTGGGTCTCAAAGTGCCGCTCGTGGTGCGGCTCGAAGGCACCAATGTCGATCTCGGCAAGAAGATCATCAATGAGTCGGGCCTCAACGTCATTCCCGCCGACGATCTCGACGACGCAGCGCAAAAGATCGTCGCCGCGATCAGAAAGGCGTGA